One Glycine max cultivar Williams 82 chromosome 3, Glycine_max_v4.0, whole genome shotgun sequence DNA window includes the following coding sequences:
- the LOC100819975 gene encoding Actin-depolymerizing factor-like, translating into MSFRGLSRPNATSGMGVADHSKNTFMELKQKKVHRYVIFKVDEKKREVVVEKTGGPAESYDDFAASLPENDCRYAVFDYDFVTSENCQKSKIFFIAWSPSTSRIRAKMLYATTKDRFRRELDGVHYEIQATDPTEMDLEVLRDRAH; encoded by the exons ATGTCTTTCAGAGGCCTCAGCCGG CCAAATGCCACATCAGGCATGGGTGTTGCTGATCACAGCAAAAACACCTTCATGGAATTGAAGCAGAAGAAGGTTCATCGTTATGTGATCTTTAAGGTCGATGAGAAGAAAAGGGAGGTTGTGGTTGAGAAGACTGGTGGCCCGGCTGAGAGCTATGACGATTTTGCTGCATCTTTGCCGGAGAATGATTGCAGATATGCTGTCTTTGACTATGATTTCGTCACTTCTGAGAACTGTCAAAAGAGCAAAATCTTCTTCATTGCATG GTCCCCTTCAACATCTCGGATCCGTGCCAAGATGCTCTATGCCACTACTAAAGACAGGTTTAGACGTGAGCTAGATGGTGTCCATTATGAAATCCAGGCTACTGACCCCACAGAAATGGATCTTGAAGTGCTGAGAGACCGTGCACATTGA
- the PHT1-2 gene encoding inorganic phosphate transporter 1-2, translating to MAREQIQVLNALDVAKTQWYHFTAIIIAGMGFFTDAYDLFCISLVTKLLGRIYYHVDGAAKPGTLPPNVSAAVNGVAFCGTLSGQLFFGWLGDKMGRKKVYGMTLMLMVICSIGSGLSFGHSAKSVIATLCFFRFWLGFGIGGDYPLSATIMSEYSNKKTRGAFIAAVFAMQGFGILAGGIFAIIISVAFKERFDAPPYELDPAGSTVAQADYIWRIIVMVGALPAALTYYWRMKMPETARYTALVAKNTKQAAADMSKVLQVEIQAEPQKEEQKANSYGLFSKEFLRRHGLHLLGTASTWFLLDIAFYSQNLFQKDIFSAIGWIPPAKTMNAIEEVYRIARAQTLIALCSTVPGYWFTVALIDKIGRFAIQLMGFFFMTVFMFALAIPYDHWTHKDNRIGFVVIYSLTFFFANFGPNATTFVVPAEIFPARFRSTCHGISSASGKLGAIVGAFGFLYLAQNKDKSKADAGYPAGIGVKNALIVLGVVNILGFFFTFLVPEANGKSLEEMSGENDEDVGTQEESEQSHSHNNNRTVPYV from the coding sequence ATGGCCAGGGAGCAAATTCAGGTGCTAAATGCGCTTGATGTGGCGAAAACACAATGGTACCATTTCACTGCAATCATCATTGCTGGAATGGGCTTCTTCACCGATGCATATGATCTATTCTGCATATCCCTTGTTACAAAGTTGCTTGGCCGCATATACTATCACGTTGATGGCGCAGCAAAGCCCGGAACATTGCCTCCAAATGTTTCAGCTGCTGTAAATGGCGTGGCTTTCTGTGGAACACTCTCAGGCCAGCTTTTCTTTGGCTGGCTTGGTGATAAGATGGGAAGGAAAAAAGTCTATGGCATGACTCTGATGCTGATGGTAATATGCTCCATCGGTTCTGGCCTTTCATTCGGACATAGCGCGAAATCTGTCATAGCAACTCTTTGCTTCTTCCGGTTCTGGCTTGGATTTGGTATTGGTGGAGACTATCCACTTTCTGCTACCATAATGTCTGAGTATTCTAACAAGAAGACTCGCGGTGCCTTCATTGCGGCCGTGTTTGCCATGCAGGGTTTTGGAATTTTGGCAGGTGGTATCTTTGCAATTATAATTTCAGTTGCATTCAAGGAAAGGTTTGATGCTCCACCATATGAGCTTGATCCAGCTGGCTCAACTGTTGCACAAGCAGACTACATTTGGAGGATAATTGTTATGGTGGGAGCACTGCCAGCTGCGTTAACTTACTACTGGAGGATGAAGATGCCGGAAACTGCCCGTTACACCGCTCTAGTCGCCAAGAACACGAAGCAGGCTGCAGCAGATATGTCTAAGGTTCTGCAGGTTGAGATTCAAGCTGAACCGCAGAAAGAGGAGCAGAAGGCTAACTCATATGGCTTATTTTCAAAGGAGTTCCTCCGTCGCCATGGACTGCATCTACTTGGTACAGCAAGCACATGGTTCTTGCTTGATATTGCATTCTATAGCCAAAATCTATTCCAGAAGGATATCTTCAGTGCAATTGGTTGGATACCTCCTGCAAAAACCATGAATGCCATTGAGGAGGTTTACAGAATTGCAAGGGCACAAACACTTATTGCCCTATGTAGTACAGTTCCTGGCTACTGGTTCACAGTGGCTCTCATTGACAAGATTGGAAGATTTGCTATCCAATTGATGGGATTCTTCTTCATGACTGTCTTCATGTTTGCTCTTGCCATTCCTTATGACCACTGGACTCATAAGGATAACCGGATAGGATTCGTGGTGATTTATTCGTTGACCTTCTTCTTTGCAAATTTCGGGCCTAATGCCACCACATTCGTCGTGCCGGCGGAGATTTTCCCAGCTAGATTCCGATCTACTTGCCATGGAATCTCATCAGCATCCGGGAAGCTCGGGGCTATTGTTGGTGCATTTGGGTTCTTGTACTTGGCACAAAACAAGGACAAGAGCAAAGCAGATGCAGGGTACCCTGCAGGTATTGGTGTGAAGAATGCACTTATTGTCTTGGGTGTGGTTAACATTTTAGGCTTCTTCTTTACATTCTTGGTGCCTGAGGCAAACGGGAAATCATTGGAGGAGATGTCAGGTGAGAATGATGAGGATGTTGGAACCCAGGAAGAGTCAGAGCAATCACATTCTCACAACAACAATAGAACTGTTCCATATGTTTAG